From the Clostridium sp. Marseille-P299 genome, the window CATCTCCAGTCTTCCCCTGGAGTAAGAGAGGTAGATGCAAATACGCCCTCAATTCCTAAAGCATCCTTCTTTGCTGTCATATCTTCTACTACAGCCTTTAGTGTAGCAAAGTCTTTAATCTCAGAAGTAGAAGAAATGGACACTGCCTTATCACTTAAAGCAAAATACTTTTTCATAATGGCGTCATTATAGATAATTCCATAGCCTTCAACAACATATGGGATACCATAAACGCCTTCTCCTGAGGAAACAGCCAAACTTTTATCCAATAACCAACTATAAAGGTTTGTTTTTGATAAATCTAAACAATAATCTTTCCAAGTTTGATATCCTACTGGTCCATTAATCTGAAATAATGTCGGTGCATCTGTTTTTGCTATTTCAGATTTTAATGTTTGTTCGTAAGTACCACTTGCAGCCGTCTTAACTTTTACTTCAACCCCTGTTTCTTCTTTGTAAATTTTCGCAAGCTCCTCCCAAATTTCCGAAACCTCTGGTTTGAAATTCAGAAAATAAACGGAACCTTTGCTTTCCTTCTTGCTACACCCCGTAAACATAGCCAAAATCATTACCACACATAGAAATAAACTCCATACTCTTCTTTTCATTGCAACTACCTCTCCTTTTAATGAAATTATTTTAATGGTAACGTTATCGGTACCGTTTCCGATAACTGGTATAATAATACCATATTTTTCTAATTTTAACAATACTTTTTATAATATTTGTAAATTTATTGATTGTATTTCCATTTATTTTCGTCAAGTTACCCAATTGTAATGTGCCATGGTATATTATTAACTCTGACTACTAACCTTTTTTTAAGTTCTTATTGTAAAAAATTCTCATGAAGAATATAATAATAGTGTTCATTTGTAAAGATACGTTCTGACAAAGAAACACTATTTTTTATATACTACTAACATCCGAAGATCCACATATATTGTGATGTTCTGAGGGGAAAGGCAAACAAATCTTTGATATTGTTTTTATTTGTGCGCCTTTTTTTATAAGGGTGCTTTTTTTATATTTTTTGCTGCATACCCTTAACTAAAAAATTATTGAAAGGAAGTGAAATGAAAATGAAACATTTAATTGATGAATTAGAACAAAATCGTATCCTTAGTAAAGAAAACTTTATTACTCTATTAGATAATAGAACAGAAGAATTAAGTGAATATCTCTTTGACCACGCACGTAAGATTAGGCATTTACATTATGGTAATAAAATTTATATTCGTGGATTAATTGAATTTACAAACTATTGTAAAAATGATTGCCTATACTGTGGTATTCGTAAAAGCAACTTAAACGCTGAACGATATCGCTTAAACTCTGATCAAATTTTAAGTGCCTGTGAAAGTGGATATGAGCTAGGTTTTAGAACTTTTGTTCTTCAAGGTGGGGAAGACTATCATTACAGTGATTCTGACATCTGCCAGCTTATTGAACGAATCAAGTCCTCATACAATGACTGTGCGATTACTTTATCAATTGGTGAGCGCAGTTATGATAGTTATCTTTCATATTATCAAGCGGGAGCTGACAGATATCTTCTTCGTCATGAAACTGCAAACGATGAGCATTATAAGAAACTCCATCCAGAATCCCTTTCGCTTACGAATCGTAAACGTTGTTTGCATGACTTGAAAAAAATAGGATATCAAGTTGGAAGTGGTTTTATGGTAGGTTCCCCATTTCAAACAACGGATTGTCTTGCAGATGATTTACTCTTTCTACATGAATTAAACCCACATATGATAGGTATTGGTCCTTTTATTTCACATAAGGATACTCCATTTAAAGACCAAAAATCAGGGACGCTGGAACAAACATTATTTATGATTGGTATTTTACGATTAATGTTCCCTACTGCTCTGCTTCCTTCCACAACTGCACTTGGTACCATTCACCCACTTGGTCGTGAAAAAGGTATTTTAGCTGGTGCAAATGTTGTTATGCCTAACTTATCTCCAAAAGAAGTAAGAAGTAAATACCTCCTTTATGATAATAAAATATGCACTGGTGATGAGGCTGCAGAATGTCGTTATTGCATGGAAAAACGTATGAAATCCATTGGTTATGAGGTTGTGGTGGACCGAGGAGATTATAAAAAACTAGAAGAAATCTTTTGATAAAAAATATATATTTTCGCAAACAGTAGATATATGATTAAGTTTAAAATATTTTTTGATATTAACATCTATAAATTTAAGTCTGATGAGAAAGGAAAATTCCTAACTCAATAAGAAAGGAAGTTATTATGTACAACGTAAAATCATCAAAAGCTGAAGAATTCATCTGTCATGAAGAGGTTGAAGAAACACTTCGTTACGCAAACGAAAACAAGCATAATGTGGAATTAATTGACGAAATCCTTGCAAAAGCTAGATTACGTAAGGGATTAACACATCGAGAAGCTGCTGTTTTACTGGATTGTGACATTGAAGAAAAGAATCAGGAAATTTATCAATTAGCAGAACAGATTAAGAAGGATTTCTATGGGAATCGTATCGTAATGTTTGCACCATTATACTTATCCAATTATTGTGTAAATGGATGTGTTTACTGTCCATATCATTTAAAAAACAAGCACATTGCTCGTAAGAAATTAACCCAAGAAGAAATCAGACGAGAAGTAATTGCACTTCAAGACATGGGGCATAAACGCTTAGCCATTGAAACAGGTGAAGATCCAACAATGAACCCAATTGAATATGTCCTTGAAAGTATCAATACGATTTATTCCATTAAACATAAAAATGGCGCAATTCGTAGAGTGAACGTTAATATCGCAGCAACAACTGTTGAAAATTATAAAAAGCTACACGATGCAGGTATCGGAACTTACATACTATTTCAAGAAACTTATCATAAACAAAGTTATGAGAAGCTTCATCCAACTGGACCAAAGCATGATTATGCATATCATACAGAAGCAATGGATCGTGCAATGCAAGGCGGTATCGATGATGTTGGTTTAGGTGTGTTATTTGGCCTTGAAATGTATCGCTATGAATTTGCTGCACTTTTAATGCATGCAGAACATTTAGAAGCAACTTACGGTGTTGGCCCTCATACCATTAGTGTTCCTCGTATCCGACATGCAGATGACATTGATCCAAGTGCCTTTGACAATGGCATCGATGATGATGTATTTGCTAAAATTGTAGCCTGTATTCGAATTTCTGTACCATACACAGGAATGATTGTATCTACAAGAGAAAGCAAAAAGTGCAGAGAACGTGTCTTGCATCTAGGCGTTTCACAGATTAGTGGTGGCTCAAGAACAAGCGTTGGTGGATACGTTGAACCTGAACCTGAAGATGAGAAATCAGAGCAATTTGATGTTATTGATAATAGACCTCTTTCCGAAGTTGTAAAATGGTTGATGGAACTTGGCTATATTCCTAGCTTCTGTACAGCTTGTTACCGTGAAGGTAGAACTGGAGATCGTTTTATGAGTCTATGTAAAAGTGGGCAAATCGTAAACTGCTGTCATCCAAATGCGTTAATGACATTGCAAGAGTTTATTGAGGACTATTCCGATGAAGAAACGAAACAAATTGGAGAAGCTTTGATACAAAGAGAAATCGAAAAGATTACAAATAGCAAAGTAAAAGGGATTGCCATTAAGAATTTAGAAGCAATCAAACAAGGTCAGAGAGACTTTAGATTTTAAATCCAATGATATTTAATGCTTTAATTAATTCTATTGATTAAATCTAAAGATTTTTAATCGAGAATTTGTATCGAAAATAAAATTTCTGGAAGAAATAAATTAAAATTCTTTCTTCCCCTATGCAATAAACGTACATGAATGGAGGTTTTTATGAGTTTAAATGATACCCCTACCTCAGAACGAGTTCATATTGGCATTTTCGGTAAAAGAAATGCAGGTAAATCAAGCATAATGAATGGAATTACTGGGCAAGAAATAGCCATAGTTTCAGACATCAAAGGTACTACGACCGATCCCGTGTACAAAACTATGGAATTACTCCCATTAGGACCTGTCGTAATGATTGATACCCCAGGCCTTGATGATGATAGTGAATTAGGTAACTCAAGAATTAAAAAAAGTTATCAAATCTTAAATAAAACTGACATCGCTATTATTGTAATTGATGCATTTTCAGGTATTTCAAAGGAAGATACGGAATTAATTGAAATAATAAAAGCAAAGAAGATACCATATATTCTTGTCTTTAATAAAGCAGACCTTTTAGAAGATGCTCCCCCCGCTACTGAAAATGAGATTTACGTAAGTACGAAAAACCAGACAAATATAAATGAACTGAAAGAAATGATTTGTTCAAAATATCAGGCAAAAGAATCAAAACTACGGATTGTTGGTGATTTAATTTCACCCTCTGATTTTATTGTACTGGTGGTACCCATTGACAAAGCTGCCCCTAAAGGGCGACTAATCTTACCACAACAACAAACAATACGTGATATACTGGATTCTGATGCAACTGCTATTGTCGTAAAAGAATACGAGTTAAAAAATACCCTTGCTAATTTAGGAAAGAAACCTAAGTTAGTAATTACCGATAGTCAAGTGTTTGCAAAAGTATCTGCTGATACCCCAGACGATATTCTTTTAACCTCATTCTCGATATTATTTGCTAGATATAAAGGAGACCTTGAAACCGTAGTAAAAGGAGCAAAAGTTGTAGATTCTTTAGTGGATGGTGACAAAATACTTATTTCTGAAGGCTGCACCCATCATAGACAATGCGATGACATTGGAACGGTAAAACTTCCACGCCTAATTACTCAGTATACCGGTAAGCAGATACAATTTAATTTTAGCAGTGGAACAGAATTTCCTGAAAACATATCCGACTACAAAATGATTGTACATTGCGGCGGCTGTATGCTCAATGAACGTGAAATGAAATATCGCCTTGCCTGTGCAAAGGATGCTAATATTCCTATCACAAACTATGGCATATTAATTGCATATTTAAACGGTATTCTAAAAAGAAGTGTAAAACCTTTTCCATATATCTATGAAATGCTTGATAATTAAGCACAGATAGTAGGATTAAAAAGTAATCTTATTCACTTATATGGCCTAATTTCTATGTATTATCCACAAAACAATCAATGTATTCAATGATTGATGTGTAAGATTGAAGCTTTTGTATGAACGTCTAACATTATTTTCATTAGATTTTCTTCTAAGAAAAAGGACGTTCTAACAAGAGCAATCATTCCCCCCCTTTTTCATATATCGTAATAGATTAAATTAATTTATAAAAGGTCCGTAAGAAATTTTAAAATTTCTTACGGACCTTTTATAAATATTACCTCACATTGTTTCATATAATAAATTTCTCTACCATAGCTGCCTATTTACATATAATATAGTCTACCTAACTCTCATAACTAAAATTAAATCATTATATAAAAACTTATAAAATAGTGGTACAATTATAGATAACCATTAAATTACAATCATCTTTATAATGAATCTAAGTGATAATATTATTTCATTATAGTATGAGAATTGTATTTCACACAAAAGAAAGGACTAATTGATGAGTATTATTGTCGTATTCTTAACTACGTGCATAACTATAGGCACTTTGAGTAATTTAAAGATAGAAAAATCTTCAACACAATTAATGCTTTTAGGTATCGAATTAACTATTATAGGAGCTCTTTTTATACTTATTGGCATTTTTACTAAAACTAATCTATTGTTATATTTAGCTGGTCTAGTTTGTTTCGTTATAGGCTTTATACTCAATCTTTTTGGATTTAGTAAAAAATAAATTTAAATACATATAGTAAAAATGCGGTATATATTCGAATACTTTAAATGTTCCCTTATATCAATACAACTACAGCACTAGTACACTACTATGATGTCTAATAAATTTTTAAAGCCCTTCTGGTTAAAATCTCTTATTTGGTATACTCTTTAATTACCTCATATAAGGTTTTGGCTGCACCATCTCCAGCTTTATCATCGTAATACTTTGTGAATCGTTCATCAGCTACATACATTAATGCAAGATTTTCATGTGCTTCTTTCGAATAGAAATTCCAAGTAAAACCTAACCACTCCTTATGTTTTTCATATACAGTTTTTGCTTCCTTTGAGGATAAGTCCTTTGTCTTCATAACCTCTTTTAGTGCCAAAAACATTTCTTCTTCCACCTGTTGCATTTTCTTAAAATCATCCTCACTCATGTTCATAAACTTATCATTGGATGCTTTTACAGTCTCTTCCCCATATTTTTCTCTTATTTCAGTTCCGTATTTTTCTTCATTTTTAGCTAATTTTTCTTTTTTAAATCCTTCAAATTTTTCTTTGTCTGACATAATACGCTCTCCTTTTCTACTTAATAATGTCTTTTCAATCGTAGTGATTAATTGGTCAATCTGCTTTCTTTTATCTACTAACTGGGCATAATGACTTTCCAATGCATCCTCGATATTAAAGTCATCCTGTAACATAATTTTTTGAATGTCCTCTAACTTCATATCCATCGTACGATAAAATAAGATTTGTTGTAACAAGTCAACCTCATTTTCTCCATAGATTCGATATCCCGAAGAATTAATACGCCATGGCCTTAACAAGCCAATCTCATCATAATATCGTAATGTTCTAGTACTTACTCCAGCTAATTCTGCCAACTTTTTAATCGTATACTCCATCGTGAATCACCTCCATGAATCTTATCATAACGGTTTACGCTGCGTAAATGTCAAGACTATTTTTTTATATATCTTGTATTTTTTATATATACCTTGTATTTTATAGATATCATGTACTTTTATCTACAAAAAAATAGGGCTCTCACAAAATAGATAAGCTTTAGATACGCATTCCTTAGTTTTTCTGCTATGATCAAATTTATCCTTTGTATGTAAGCAAAGGATAAATTTATCTTCACATGAAAACATAAGGAATCACAAACCTAAAATTCTATTTTGGGCTAGCCCTATCCTGTAGTTATTAAAATTTTCGAAAACGTTCATATCGCTCATTTACGACATCCTCTGGTGATTTATCAGCAAAGCGATTTATAAAATCAAGTATCCCTGATTTTAGCTCTTTTACAAGCCAATCCATTGTATCAACGGTAAGTACTTTTCTTTCTTCATCATTTACAGATGCAGATATTTCTTTATTTACACCTTGTTCTAGTGATAGTTCCTCATCACTTAGCTCATTTTCATTGTTAATAGAAGATTCTTTGATTTCTTGTTCAGAAATCACCTTATTAATTACGTTTAAATCTAACAAATCGTCTGCAGTAATTTTCATAATAGAAGCGGCTTCATCTGCACGTCTGCTATCTTTCCATAGTATAGAGGCAAAACCTTCTGGTGAGAGAATTGAATAAGTTGAATTCTCAAGCATCCATACTTCATTTGCAACAGCAAGTGCAAGTGCACCGCCACTACCACCTTCACCAATAACAATGGATAGAATCGGAGTCTTTAAAGATGACATTTCGTATAGGTTTCTAGCAATTGCTTCTCCTTGACCACGTTCTTCAGCTTCAATTCCACAAAATGCTCCTGGTGTATCCACTAAACATATAATAGGTCGATGGAATTTTTCTGCTTGCTTCATTAATCGTAATGCTTTTCGATATCCTTCTGGATAAGGCATACCAAAGTTACGTTTTATATTTTGCTTTATATTTCTTCCCTTTTGTTGTCCGATTACAGTTACAGGGATTCCATCAATAGTTGCAATACCACCAACGATTGCACCATCATCCCTTGACATTCGATCACCATGGAGTTCAAGAAAGCGATCAAATATACCACCAATATAATCGACGGACGTTGGTCTTTCGTTGCTACGAGCAGTTTTCACACGCTCCCATGCAGTTAATTTTTCTTCCATAGGCACCTCTTACAAGTTCTCATCATAAAATATTTGGCTACTATCATCGTCGGCTTCTTCTCTTAATTGTGGCTTATCCCCACTACTTTTGATTAAAAAGGACAATATAGGTTTTAATCGACTTCGTTTTACTATTTTGTCAACAAAACCATGTTCTAATAAAAATTCAGCTCGCTGGAATCCTTCTGGTAACTTTTGACCAATTGTTTGCTCAATTACTCTTGGTCCTGCAAACCCAATAAGTGCTCCTGGTTCAGCTAAAATAACATCTCCAAGCATAGCAAAACTAGCCATAACACCACCCGTTGTTGGATCAGTCAACACTGAAATATATAAAAGACCTGCTTCATCATGCTTTTTAAGTGCTGCACTTGTTTTCGCCATTTGCATTAACGAAACAATTCCCTCTTGCATTCTAGCACCGCCAGAACAACAAAATATAATAAGAGGAAGACCTTTTTTAGTTGCCCCTTCAATTAATCTAGTTATCTTTTCGCCTACAACCTCACCCATGCTTCCCATAAGAAACGTAGATGCCATAACGCCAATCGCTACAGGTTCACCATTAATTTTACCTTCTCCTGTAATAACGGCCTCATCTAAACCAGTTGCAGTTCTCATTTGTTCTAATTTATTCAAATATCCAGGAAAATTAAGCGGGTCGCTTACTGTTAAATCTGTATCCCATTCCTTAAAGCTTCCCTTATCTAACACCATGCTAAGGCGAATCCTAGGTAAGATACGAAAATAGCTATTGCAATTTGGACAAATATAATAGTTTGTTATGATATCTTCGGTATAGATGATTTCTCCACATTTATCACATTTTTGAAACAATCCATCTGGAACTTGTGGTTCATTCATCATCACTTTTACTTTCTCATATCTCTTCGCTTCTTTCACACTTGATACACTTCCTGTCTTTTTATATATTGCCATGTTTGCTCCTATCTAAGCACTCGTTAAAGTACCTTTATCTTACTTCGCAATCACTCTCTCCACAAACCCTGTATCAATCTTGCCCATTTTGAATTCAGAATTATGGATTAGCTCATACAAGAAATCAGTATTTGTGTCAATTCCTTCAATAATTAACTCTTCCAGTGCACCACTCATTTTTTGAATGGCTTCGTCACGTGTTTTATCATAAACCATAAGTTTTGCTACTAATGAGTCATACATTGCTGGTATCGTGTATCCAGAATAAAGTGCTGTATCCACCCTAACACCATTTCCACCTGGGAGACGAAGATTCGTCACAGTTCCTGGAGAAGGTAAGAAATTACGTTCAGGACATTCTGCATTAATTCTACATTCAATTGCATGCCCTGTTATCTTAATCTCTTCTTGTGAGAATGATAAAGCTTCACCAGCTGCTATTCTTATTTGTTCTTTTACCAAGTCTATTCCAGTAACAAGTTCTGTTACACCATGTTCCACTTGAATTCTTGTATTCATTTCGATAAAATAATAATTTCCATACTTATCTAAAATAAATTCAATTGTACCAGCATTTTCATAGTTAGAAGCTATTGCAGCCTTTACTGCGGCTTCTCCCATTTCTCTACGTAAAGTTTCACCAATTGCACTAGAAGGTGCTTCTTCTATCATTTTTTGGTGTCTTCTTTGTATACTACAATCACGCTCACCAAGATGGACTACATTACCATACTTATCCGCAAGAATTTGAAATTCAATATGTCTAGCCCCCTCAATGTACTTTTCAATATACATTGTAGGGTCGCCAAATGCATTTTTTGCTTCTTGCCTTGCTGTCTCAAATAAATGTTCAAATTCAGATGCATTTTTAACGATTCGCATTCCTTTACCACCACCACCGGCAGAGGCTTTAATGATTACTGGATAACCAATTTCATCCGCTATTGTTTTTCCAATCTTTCCATCAAAAACTGGTTCTTTTGTTCCTGGTACTACTGGAACTCCAGCTGCAATCATTGTATTTCTTGCTTCTGACTTGTTACCCATTAAATCAATAACTTTACCGGATGGTCCAATAAATGCAATCTTACACTTTGCACAAAGATCTGCAAATTTACTATTTTCAGATAGAAATCCAAAGCCTGGATGAATTGCATCCGCACCAGAAGCAAGGGTTGCACTTAAAATCCGTTCCATTTTTAAATAACTATCTTTCGCTAATGCTGGACCAATACAAACGGCCTCATCCGCTAATTGTGTATGAAGTGCATTCGCATCTGCTTCCGAATAAACTGCAACTGTTTTTATTCCAAGTTCTTTACAGGCCCTTATAATTCGTACTGCTATCTCACCTCGATTAGCAACCAATAACTTTTTAAACATACGGATGACCTCTCTTCTTTAACCAATCACAAATGTGATTTCTGCTTCCGCATATACTTTATCATCTTCATATGCTTTTGCATGTGCTACACCTACTGGTCCTTTATTTTTAATCAATTCAACTTCTAATGTTAAAACATCCCCTGGAACTACCTTATTACGAAATCTTGCTTTGTTTATTGCTCCAAAATAAGCTGTTTTTCCAATGTTTTCTTTTACTGATAAACAAATAACCGCTCCTACTTGGGCAAGAGCTTCAATAATTAAAACACCTGG encodes:
- the hydE gene encoding [FeFe] hydrogenase H-cluster radical SAM maturase HydE — protein: MKHLIDELEQNRILSKENFITLLDNRTEELSEYLFDHARKIRHLHYGNKIYIRGLIEFTNYCKNDCLYCGIRKSNLNAERYRLNSDQILSACESGYELGFRTFVLQGGEDYHYSDSDICQLIERIKSSYNDCAITLSIGERSYDSYLSYYQAGADRYLLRHETANDEHYKKLHPESLSLTNRKRCLHDLKKIGYQVGSGFMVGSPFQTTDCLADDLLFLHELNPHMIGIGPFISHKDTPFKDQKSGTLEQTLFMIGILRLMFPTALLPSTTALGTIHPLGREKGILAGANVVMPNLSPKEVRSKYLLYDNKICTGDEAAECRYCMEKRMKSIGYEVVVDRGDYKKLEEIF
- the hydG gene encoding [FeFe] hydrogenase H-cluster radical SAM maturase HydG → MYNVKSSKAEEFICHEEVEETLRYANENKHNVELIDEILAKARLRKGLTHREAAVLLDCDIEEKNQEIYQLAEQIKKDFYGNRIVMFAPLYLSNYCVNGCVYCPYHLKNKHIARKKLTQEEIRREVIALQDMGHKRLAIETGEDPTMNPIEYVLESINTIYSIKHKNGAIRRVNVNIAATTVENYKKLHDAGIGTYILFQETYHKQSYEKLHPTGPKHDYAYHTEAMDRAMQGGIDDVGLGVLFGLEMYRYEFAALLMHAEHLEATYGVGPHTISVPRIRHADDIDPSAFDNGIDDDVFAKIVACIRISVPYTGMIVSTRESKKCRERVLHLGVSQISGGSRTSVGGYVEPEPEDEKSEQFDVIDNRPLSEVVKWLMELGYIPSFCTACYREGRTGDRFMSLCKSGQIVNCCHPNALMTLQEFIEDYSDEETKQIGEALIQREIEKITNSKVKGIAIKNLEAIKQGQRDFRF
- the hydF gene encoding [FeFe] hydrogenase H-cluster maturation GTPase HydF, which encodes MSLNDTPTSERVHIGIFGKRNAGKSSIMNGITGQEIAIVSDIKGTTTDPVYKTMELLPLGPVVMIDTPGLDDDSELGNSRIKKSYQILNKTDIAIIVIDAFSGISKEDTELIEIIKAKKIPYILVFNKADLLEDAPPATENEIYVSTKNQTNINELKEMICSKYQAKESKLRIVGDLISPSDFIVLVVPIDKAAPKGRLILPQQQTIRDILDSDATAIVVKEYELKNTLANLGKKPKLVITDSQVFAKVSADTPDDILLTSFSILFARYKGDLETVVKGAKVVDSLVDGDKILISEGCTHHRQCDDIGTVKLPRLITQYTGKQIQFNFSSGTEFPENISDYKMIVHCGGCMLNEREMKYRLACAKDANIPITNYGILIAYLNGILKRSVKPFPYIYEMLDN
- a CDS encoding MerR family transcriptional regulator; amino-acid sequence: MEYTIKKLAELAGVSTRTLRYYDEIGLLRPWRINSSGYRIYGENEVDLLQQILFYRTMDMKLEDIQKIMLQDDFNIEDALESHYAQLVDKRKQIDQLITTIEKTLLSRKGERIMSDKEKFEGFKKEKLAKNEEKYGTEIREKYGEETVKASNDKFMNMSEDDFKKMQQVEEEMFLALKEVMKTKDLSSKEAKTVYEKHKEWLGFTWNFYSKEAHENLALMYVADERFTKYYDDKAGDGAAKTLYEVIKEYTK
- a CDS encoding acetyl-CoA carboxylase carboxyltransferase subunit alpha, which translates into the protein MEEKLTAWERVKTARSNERPTSVDYIGGIFDRFLELHGDRMSRDDGAIVGGIATIDGIPVTVIGQQKGRNIKQNIKRNFGMPYPEGYRKALRLMKQAEKFHRPIICLVDTPGAFCGIEAEERGQGEAIARNLYEMSSLKTPILSIVIGEGGSGGALALAVANEVWMLENSTYSILSPEGFASILWKDSRRADEAASIMKITADDLLDLNVINKVISEQEIKESSINNENELSDEELSLEQGVNKEISASVNDEERKVLTVDTMDWLVKELKSGILDFINRFADKSPEDVVNERYERFRKF
- a CDS encoding acetyl-CoA carboxylase biotin carboxylase subunit — protein: MFKKLLVANRGEIAVRIIRACKELGIKTVAVYSEADANALHTQLADEAVCIGPALAKDSYLKMERILSATLASGADAIHPGFGFLSENSKFADLCAKCKIAFIGPSGKVIDLMGNKSEARNTMIAAGVPVVPGTKEPVFDGKIGKTIADEIGYPVIIKASAGGGGKGMRIVKNASEFEHLFETARQEAKNAFGDPTMYIEKYIEGARHIEFQILADKYGNVVHLGERDCSIQRRHQKMIEEAPSSAIGETLRREMGEAAVKAAIASNYENAGTIEFILDKYGNYYFIEMNTRIQVEHGVTELVTGIDLVKEQIRIAAGEALSFSQEEIKITGHAIECRINAECPERNFLPSPGTVTNLRLPGGNGVRVDTALYSGYTIPAMYDSLVAKLMVYDKTRDEAIQKMSGALEELIIEGIDTNTDFLYELIHNSEFKMGKIDTGFVERVIAK
- the fabZ gene encoding 3-hydroxyacyl-ACP dehydratase FabZ is translated as MLTIEEIMKIIPHRSPFLLIDRIEELVPGVRAIGKKCVSYNEPFFAGHFPQEPVMPGVLIIEALAQVGAVICLSVKENIGKTAYFGAINKARFRNKVVPGDVLTLEVELIKNKGPVGVAHAKAYEDDKVYAEAEITFVIG